The following are from one region of the Francisella opportunistica genome:
- the pth gene encoding aminoacyl-tRNA hydrolase has protein sequence MPKIKMIVGLGNIGKEYQDTRHNVGEWFIAKIAQDKNQSFNSNPKLNCKLAKVSIDYNNVILVFPTTYMNNSGLAVTKVASFYKIQPEEILVVHDELDIDSGQIRLKKGGGHGGHNGLRSINQHLGTNDYLRLRIGIGHPGHKSKVANYVLSNPSIVQKKDIDDAIDNGICFLDDIINYKLEPVMQKLHTQ, from the coding sequence ATGCCTAAAATAAAAATGATTGTTGGCCTAGGTAATATAGGCAAAGAATATCAAGATACACGCCATAATGTTGGTGAATGGTTTATTGCTAAAATAGCTCAAGATAAAAATCAAAGTTTCAACTCTAATCCTAAACTTAATTGTAAACTAGCTAAAGTTAGTATTGATTATAATAATGTGATACTAGTATTTCCTACGACATATATGAATAATAGTGGTTTAGCTGTAACAAAAGTTGCTAGTTTTTATAAAATTCAGCCAGAAGAAATACTCGTTGTTCATGATGAGCTTGATATAGACTCAGGACAAATCCGCCTAAAAAAAGGTGGGGGGCACGGTGGCCATAATGGACTTAGAAGTATTAACCAACACTTAGGTACTAATGACTATCTACGCCTTAGAATTGGTATTGGTCACCCAGGACATAAATCAAAAGTAGCTAACTATGTATTATCAAACCCATCTATAGTTCAGAAAAAAGATATAGATGATGCTATTGATAATGGTATCTGTTTTTTAGATGATATAATAAACTACAAATTAGAGCCTGTAATGCAGAAGCTACATACACAATAA